A single genomic interval of Meleagris gallopavo isolate NT-WF06-2002-E0010 breed Aviagen turkey brand Nicholas breeding stock chromosome 6, Turkey_5.1, whole genome shotgun sequence harbors:
- the LOC104911392 gene encoding LOW QUALITY PROTEIN: uncharacterized protein LOC104911392 (The sequence of the model RefSeq protein was modified relative to this genomic sequence to represent the inferred CDS: deleted 1 base in 1 codon), producing MDEDVLTTLKILIIGESGVGKSSSVKQAMEDHSKIWGVINVSAVNQNGRSITPITRPSQIEQEKLLRSVYEDHVDPSVVQYIEAHGTGTAAGDPTEAESLGNVICRNRPSQVPALKIGSVKGNIGHTESAAGAAGLIKVLLMMHHGKIVPSLHYSKEMSSIDTEKLNLAIPTVVEPWEDSGEYGRVAGINCFGFGGTNAHVVVRQVKQPEPLPAFKRPLELVLLSAASAKSLQMTMADTAAHLSTRNRVTLPSLAYTSACRRSHVNHRYRKAFVANSLQHLQQEVMSAASTDFTTSKVEPQLVFVFCGNGVTLKEFSEALLSSEPVFRDKCKEIEALFQKHAPISLLPARGRSSKELLNPELSQPMLFALQVALASLLKYWGIKPVAAVGHSVGEIAAAHFAGYLSLADAVKVIYHRSRLQAKTARGGMLVVGNIPVQEIAEHLHRYSGRVCIAAFNSPVSCTLSGNPDDVDLVQKDLAEAFSHRNIFLHVLNVPAAYHSPSMDVILGELEQSIEPLEKQKGDVEVISTLTGAAASANDFTRGKFWAQHTREPVAFTQAIETAARDRENVVFVEISPHRTLQRNIKETLGKVTKVFPSLQSDAEYQALFSLVGNLFELGYNPNWQHFYDGYQSVPVTIPRYQFDRQRAVASLDTRQQANQRDVGSGHPLIYVINSDNTQFGCLLSQDTTSYLYEHKNNGVALVPGAFYVELGLACVMSSSGPKMPLSACQMSISFSAPCVLAQSSQVLNIKLSPQKAATAFEILSSSNAVYASGQVRKVPEAVVEESTISFQEVYHRCTSVISTEKVYEALSQIGFQYGSIFRQLRDVHYCQELKEAITSIKVNKETLREMYSYCIHPVLLDCFMQMTAVMISSTRQSRAGFPSGIGSLVVLRPLEEEMMIYMRTSKSIGNCFEVCGCFMDKHGSVLAELKRVAITFMKPVSSRDNEFMFENKWSEVSPSKMIGHVEAVPRVLVFADKFGIAEQLRKYLHPDSRYVMYEDWESLLEVHAGNKMKAEVEDYDDVLFLWGIQKVNEEFPSKVVDQLSKCCEAYRQVIVALREKSSHCSVRVISYRTTERNVDHINCGFALQGMTRTCVVEVPEITFQIIDLSSSSSLDISALPDVLVKYRGKDYPEVYISQGRIYASEIKRTPFVDEDYSQHVRSLQNSETFTLYTADPYSAKDLSAELSTSTATPLENQSVEIQVDKICIHSEDYFPISVSSRNFGNTLYWNSQAADKHRLLALDFSGTVTAIGTAVKKVKVGDHVVSCYPAAASSRIQVPGTVCLNVKKFPCFQSVPCVSYFIIAWEILNQRLPKGKHGRTLGIISTEPSSVLCRVLSVAAEEVGWKTVLARPTPDMLQHINACNALVVLPPVGRLSQEDLAHMYCLKDVVIVCGHQQSECIQNISGLDHENISFHILILSSIFQKASLKETPKAVQVWIGSLDMKRFRHLPGSVFQQTENFERLQSVMCSFTCRSVPLAVLRKQKDIPVLSDIPLYETEKKIFKPNAVYVVAGGLTGLGFETVKFIAANGGGCIAILSRKIPSKEKQEEMKDLQLKYEGSKIVSVQCDITLTSDVEEAFQIIVKLFEGCPIKGVFQSAVVLHDGRLEVLKFADFQRVLSPKVAGTLNLHRATRGQQLDYFVCYSSVTSFLGNSTQANYAAANSFLDVFCLYRRNCGLSGQSINWGALNLGILLNQNQIQNILESKGIDILQVHEIHEYLKKSLLSNNPQQAVVKLNFKTLFNHVFSRIISLKNRFTSLMLEEFGSKLETSEKSQVQDTASVKSEDYITSLMADLTGLNPDELTMNTPLSSLGIDSMLAMTIQNRVFQERKVDIPLLKLLDPHTTLSSLVVVLGETNADGIVEKKMSAVASGEHEIRL from the exons ttctgtgaaaCAGGCAATGGAAGACCACAGCAAAATCTGGGGTGTTATAAACGTCAGTGCAGTCAATCAGAATGGTAGGTCTATAACGCCAATCACAAGGCCGTCTCAAATAGAGCAGGAGAAGTTACTGCGCAGCGTTTATGAAGATCATGTAGATCCCTCAGTTGTGCAGTACATTGAAGCCCACGGGACGGGAACTGCTGCTGGAGACCCCACGGAAGCTGAGAGCCTCGGTAATGTCATTTGTAGAAACAGACCTTCACAAGTTCCTGCTCTGAAAATTGGTTCGGTGAAAGGAAATATTGGCCACACTGAgtcagctgctggagcagcaggttTGATCAAAGTGCTTCTGATGATGCATCATGGGAAGATTGTTCCATCTTTGCATTACTCAAAGGAGATGAGCAGCATCGATACAGAGAAGCTAAACCTTGCCATTCCCACCGTGGTGGAACCCTGGGAAGATTCCGGTGAGTATGGAAGAGTAGCTGGCATCAACTGCTTTGGATTTGGAGGAACCAATGCCCATGTTGTAGTCAGGCAGGTTAAGCAGCCAGAGCCTCTTCCTGCCTTTAAGAGGCCGCTGGAATTAGTCCTGCTGTCCGCAGCATCAGCTAAGTCCCTTCAGATGACAATGGCAGACACAGCTGCACATCTGAGTACAAGAAACCGTGTAACTCTCCCAAGCCTGGCCTATACATCTGCCTGCAGAAGAAGCCATGTAAACCACAGGTACCGAAAAGCATTTGTGGCAAACTCTCTCCAACACTTGCAGCAAGAAGTTATGTCAGCAGCTAGCACTGACTTTACCACGTCAAAGGTGGAGCCTCAGCTGGTGTTTGTGTTCTGTGGCAACGGCGTAACACTGAAGGAGTTCAGTGAGGCACTGCTGAGCTCAGAGCCGGTGTTCAGAGACAAGTGTAAGGAAATAGAAGCGCTCTTTCAGAAACACGCTCCCATCAGCCTTCTGCCAGCAAGAGGTCGCAGCTCAAAGGAGTTGCTGAATCCAGAACTCTCCCAGCCCATGCTTTTTGCCCTGCAGGTTGCCTTAGCTTCTCTTCTGAAGTACTGGGGCATTAAGCCGGTCGCTGCAGTTGGCCATTCCGTGGGGGAAATTGCTGCAGCACATTTTGCTGGGTACCTTTCCCTGGCAGATGCGGTCAAAGTGATATATCACCGGAGCAGGCTGCAGGCAAAGACTGCCAGGGGCGGAATGCTGGTGGTTGGAAACATCCCTGTTCAAGAGATTGCTGAACATCTGCATCGCTACTCGGGAAGGGTGTGCATTGCAGCTTTCAACAGCCCAGTTTCCTGCACCTTGTCTGGAAATCCAGATGATGTGGACTTGGTCCAGAAAGATTTAGCAGAAGCTTTCAGCCACAGAAACATCTTTCTTCATGTTTTAAATGTCCCAGCTGCCTACCACAGCCCTAGCATGGATGTGATACTTGGGGAGTTGGAGCAGAGCATAGAGcctttagaaaaacagaagggtGACGTTGAAGTAATTTCAACACTGACCGGGGCAGCTGCTTCTGCAAATGACTTCACTCGTGGCAAATTCTGGGCCCAGCATACTCGTGAGCCAGTTGCTTTCACTCAAGCCATAGAAACTGCAGCTAGAGACAGGGAAAATGTGGTGTTTGTTGAAATAAGTCCTCATAGAACATTGCAGCGAAATATAAAAGAGACTCTAGGGAAAGTCACTAAGGTTTTCCCTTCTTTGCAGTCTGATGCAGAGTATCAGGCACTCTTTAGTTTGGTAGGAAATCTGTTTGAATTGGGCTATAATCCCAACTGGCAGCACTTTTATGATGGATATCAAAGTGTTCCAGTGACCATTCCACGGTATCAATTTGATCGTCAAAGAGCTGTGGCCTCTCTGGATACCCGTCAACAAGCAAACCAAAGAGACGTTGGCTCTGGTCATCCTTTGATTTATGTCATCAACAGTGACAACACGCAGTTTGGCTGCCTGCTCTCCCAGGACACCACATCCTACTTATATGAGCACAAGAATAATGGTGTGGCTTTAGTTCCTGGTGCTTTTTATGTGGAGCTTGGTCTGGCTTGTGTGATGAGCAGCTCAGGACCTAAAATGCCTCTGAGTGCTTGCCAGATGAGCATCAGTTTTTCAGCGCCGTGTGTTCTCGCACAGAGTTCCCAAGTCTTGAATATCAAGCTGAGTCCACAAAAAGCAGCGACAGCCTTTGAGATACTCTCTTCCTCCAACGCAGTTTATGCTTCAGGCCAAGTTAGAAAGGTGCCTGAGGCTGTTGTGGAAGAAAGCACCATCTCCTTCCAAGAGGTCTATCACAGATGCACGTCAGTGATTAGCACAGAGAAGGTCTATGAAGCACTGTCTCAGATTGGCTTTCAGTATGGCTCCATATTCAGGCAGCTCAGGGATGTGCATTATTGCCAGGAACTAAAGGAAGCTATAACAAGCATCAAAGTGAACAAGGAGACTCTCAGAGAGATGTACAGCTACTGTATCCACCCGGTGCTGCTGGACTGTTTTATGCAGATGACTGCTGTCATGATCTCGAGCACGCGGCAGTCCAGAGCAGGCTTTCCTTCAGGGATAGGCAGCCTGGTGGTGCTGCGACCTCTGGAGGAAGAAATGATGATATATATGAGAACAAGCAAATCCATTGGGAACTGCTTTGAGGTCTGTGGATGCTTCATGGACAAACATGGGTCCGTTTTGGCTGAACTCAAGCGTGTTGCCATCACTTTCATGAAACCAGTGTCTTCCAGAGACAATGAGTTCATGTTTGAAAACAAGTGGTCAGAAGTTTCTCCGTCAAAGATGATTGGTCATGTAGAAGCAGTGCCTAGAGTCCTGGTGTTTGCTGACAAATTTGGGATAGCTGAGCAgctcagaaaatatttgcatcCTGATTCCAGATATGTTATGTATGAAGACTGGGAATCCCTCTTGGAAGTCCACGCAGGGAATAAGATGAAAGCAGAAGTTGAGGATTACGATGACGTTCTCTTCCTGTGGGGAATTCAAAAGGTGAATGAAGAGTTCCCAAGTAAAGTTGTCGACCAGCTCTCCAAGTGTTGTGAAGCCTATCGCCAAGTTATCGTGGCGTTAAGAGAGAAAAGTTCTCACTGTTCAGTCCGAGTGATCAGCTacagaacaacagaaagaaatgtagaCCACATTAACTGTGGGTTTGCATTGCAGGGCATGACCAGAACTTGTGTTGTTGAAGTTCCAGAAATCACGTTTCAGATAATTGACCTCAGCTCTTCCAGCTCCCTGGACATCTCAGCATTACCAGATGTCCTTGTCAAATACAGAGGTAAGGATTATCCGGAAGTCTACATCAGCCAAGGAAGAATTTATGCATCTGAAATCAAACGCACTCCTTTTGTAGATGAAGATTACAGCCAGCATGTAAGGTCTCTCCAGAATTCAGAAACATTCACTTTGTACACTGCCGATCCGTACTCAGCAAAAGACTTGTCCGCTGAACTATCCACCAGCACTGCTACTCCGCTGGAAAATCAAAGTGTTGAGATTCAAGTGGACAAGATATGTATCCACTCTGAAGATTATTTTCCCATTAGTGTTTCTAGTCGTAACTTTGGTAATACACTCTACTGGAATTCCCAAGCAGCAGACAAACACAGACTTTTAGCTCTTGATTTCAGTGGCACAGTCACAGCAATAGGCACAGCTGTGAAAAAGGTTAAAGTGGGTGATCACGTGGTTTCGTGTTATCCGGCAGCTGCATCATCCAGAATTCAGGTCCCGGGAACAGTTTGtttaaatgtaaagaaattTCCGTGCTTTCAGAGCGTCCCTTGTGTGTCCTACTTCATCATTGCATGGGAGATCTTAAATCAGAGGTTACCCAAGGGGAAGCACGGCAGAACTTTGGGTATTATTTCTACAGAACCATCATCGGTCTTATGCCGTGTTCtttctgtggcagcagaagaggtGGGCTGGAAAACAGTACTTGCAAGGCCCACTCCTGATATGTTGCAGCATATAAATGCATGCAATGCCCTTGTTGTTCTTCCTCCAGTAGGCAGACTATCCCAGGAAGATCTGGCACACATGTACTGTCTGAAAGATGTGGTGATAGTATGTGGCCATCAGCAATCGGAATGTATTCAGAACATCAGTGGACTTGATCATGAAAATATCAGCTTTCATATCCTCATCCTTAGCAGTATCTTCCAGAAGGCATCTCTGAAGGAAACTCCA AAGGCTGTGCAAGTGTGGATTGGTTCTTTAGATATGAAACGGTTTAGACATCTTCCAGGCTCTGTCTTCCAGCAAACTGAGAACtttgaaaggctgcagtctGTGATGTGCTCTTTTACCTGCAGATCTGTCCCACTTGCTGtactgagaaagcagaaggacATCCCTGTTCTTTCAGATATCCCACTGTATGAAACTGAGAAGAAGATATTTAAGCCGAATGCTGTTTACGTAGTAGCTGGGGGGCTCACTGGCCTTGGCTTTGAAACTGTGAAATTTATAGCAGCGAATGGAGGAGGATGTATTGCAATACTCTCCAGGAAAATTCCGAGCAAGGAGAAACAAGAAGAGATGAAGGATTTGCAGCTGAAGTATGAAGGCAGCAAAATAGTGTCTGTGCAGTGTGACATTACTTTGACCAGCGATGTTGAGGAAGCTTTCCAGATCattgtaaaattatttgaagGGTGTCCAATCAAAGGTGTCTTTCAGAGTGCTGTTGTTTTACACGATGGTCGTCTTGAAGTTCTGAAGTTTGCTGACTTTCAGAGAGTGCTAAGCCCCAAAGTGGCAGGGACCCTAAATCTTCATCGAGCTACAAGAGGCCAACAGCTTGACTACTTTGTGTGCTACTCCTCTGTTACTTCCTTTCTCGGAAACTCCACACAGGCAAACTACGCAGCTGCAAACTCTTTCCTGGACGTCTTCTGCCTCTACAGGAGGAACTGTGGTCTTTCGGGCCAATCCATTAACTGGGGTGCTTTGAACCTCGGCATATTGCTCAATCAAAACCAGATTCAGAACATTCTGGAATCCAAGGGCATAGATATTCTGCAAGTGCATGAGATTCATGAGTATCTCAAGAAGAGCTTACTTTCAAATAACCCTCAGCAAGCTGTTgtcaaattaaattttaaaacgTTATTTAATCATGTTTTTTCTCGGATTATTTCACTCAAAAATCGGTTTACATCACTCATGTTAGAAGAATTTGGAAGCAAGCTTGAAACCTCTGAGAAATCTCAAGTCCAGGATACTGCTTCAGTCAAGTCTGAAGACTATATTACCTCACTGATGGCTGACCTCACAGGACTGAACCCAGATGAACTGACCATGAATACTCCACTTTCATCATTGGGCATAGACTCAATGTTAGCTATGACAATTCAGAACCGCGTCTTTCAAGAAAGAAAGGTGGACATACCTCTTCTGAAACTACTTGATCCTCACACCACTCTATCAAGTTTAGTAGTAGTTTTAGGAGAAACCAATGCAGATGGAattgtagagaaaaaaatgtctgcagTTGCAAGTGGAGAACATGAGATCCGGCTGTAG